From a region of the Gemmatimonas aurantiaca genome:
- a CDS encoding siderophore-interacting protein, with amino-acid sequence MTHDDSGHEARAVRHGPFPVQFRRLTVLRTERVTPRVQRVVLGGEELEGFHSAAPDDHVKVVFPTAQGLHLPVRGPSGLEFPPDITPPPMRDYTPRRFDADRGELTIDFMLHDAGPATAWAQSARPGDVLGIGGPRGSLVVADAFDWYLLLGDETAMPAIGRRLEELPAHARAIALIEVEDEREHQAFVSRADIAVRYLHRRGAAPGSTTLLDDALAALVWPDGEGFVFIGGEAGTMRRLREQVIEARHHPRAWMKASGYWKPGVSNHHD; translated from the coding sequence ATGACACACGACGATTCCGGACATGAAGCGCGCGCGGTCAGGCATGGTCCTTTCCCGGTGCAATTCCGCCGATTGACGGTGCTGCGTACCGAACGGGTCACGCCGCGTGTGCAGCGCGTGGTGCTTGGCGGAGAGGAGCTGGAAGGCTTTCACAGCGCCGCACCCGATGATCACGTGAAAGTCGTCTTCCCCACCGCGCAGGGACTGCATCTGCCGGTGCGGGGCCCCAGCGGTCTCGAATTTCCGCCCGACATCACGCCGCCGCCGATGCGTGACTACACACCACGGCGCTTCGATGCGGATCGTGGCGAATTGACGATCGATTTCATGCTGCACGATGCGGGACCGGCCACGGCATGGGCGCAATCGGCCCGCCCCGGAGATGTTCTGGGAATCGGCGGTCCGCGCGGATCCCTCGTGGTGGCCGATGCCTTCGACTGGTATCTGCTGCTCGGTGACGAGACGGCCATGCCGGCCATCGGGCGACGCCTCGAGGAACTGCCTGCCCATGCGCGCGCCATCGCACTGATCGAAGTGGAGGACGAACGGGAGCACCAGGCGTTTGTCAGTCGTGCGGATATCGCCGTCCGGTATCTCCATCGTCGGGGCGCCGCGCCCGGTTCGACGACCCTGCTGGACGATGCACTCGCGGCGTTGGTCTGGCCCGACGGGGAAGGCTTCGTCTTCATCGGCGGCGAGGCCGGTACGATGCGTCGTTTGCGCGAACAGGTGATCGAGGCCCGGCACCATCCCCGTGCGTGGATGAAAGCCAGTGGCTATTGGAAGCCCGGGGTCTCCAATCACCACGACTGA
- the uvrA gene encoding excinuclease ABC subunit UvrA has protein sequence MAIRKAAAKAAAASKPASKSASRSAPKPAPRTTVAVQGARAHNLRNISVEIPRDRLVVVTGLSGSGKSSLAFDTIYAEGQRRYMESLSSFAKRFVAQVTKPDVDFVFGLSPVISIEQKTIASNPRSTVGTMTDVASYLNLLFATIGEPHCPRTGEVVPSRSASQILEALFSLPEGSEVELRAPLFKVYGEELDVVFTDVRKKGCRRVVIDGTPYDLAEQIELEASQVSHMDAIVDRFIVRRSNEKAIKAAIAATLLVGDGLLQFHVIKGPNKVELSRFHSAQSSLAQHFVYGDISPEYFQFNNPEAACRTCGGLGVDKLTHPDLLIPDPRRSIRGGCFVREAYRYNPDTWDGRIMWTLSTLLGFSLDTPWQELTPEARHAVLYGIERRFRTEAPPESTVKRADWDRHEVGFGGIARRIERQYRRYRQRGEGDSRMEAWLDKVMVEHTCPDCEGTRLRATRLLFTVQGKSVHDLGAMHFDELHAFLGMVTPTGRGAGAGRQILEEIRARLALLLGIGLDYLSFNRRSGTLSGGESQRIRLSTQIGSGLMGMLYVLDEPSIGLHPKDNAKMIATLERLRDIGNTVLVVEHDEDTVRAADHIVEMGPGPGVHGGTVVVQGTIDDVLRCKQSPTGQFLSGARHIALPAHRRTGNGQHLVIRGARENNLRNLTVTIPLGTLVAITGASGSGKSTLINEVLYKALWKWLEDTRTLPGEHDAVEGMEHVHKVVSIDQSPIGRNSRSNPATYVGFYDTIRDLFTAAPLSVERGYKAGRFSFNVKGGRCEECQGEGVITTQMYFMPDVEVICGACKGGRFNPETLDVTIRGKTIDDVLNMSIEEAVSFFRDEPVIARRVDVLDALGLGYLTLGQSATTLSGGEAQRVKIATELSKLQRSKHTVYILDEPTTGLHLADVERLLQALNRLTDAGHTVILIEHHLDVIKTADHVIDLGPEGGHAGGMIVAQGPPEVIAATKASHTGRFLREKLPVSAARNTSAPKQRRTKQ, from the coding sequence ATGGCCATCAGGAAAGCAGCAGCGAAGGCGGCAGCGGCGTCGAAACCGGCATCGAAGTCCGCGTCGAGATCCGCACCGAAGCCCGCGCCGCGCACCACCGTCGCCGTGCAGGGTGCGCGGGCGCACAATCTCCGCAACATCTCGGTGGAGATTCCGCGCGATCGACTGGTGGTGGTGACCGGGTTGTCGGGATCGGGGAAATCGTCGCTGGCTTTCGATACGATCTACGCCGAGGGCCAGCGGCGATACATGGAAAGCCTGTCGTCGTTCGCCAAGCGTTTCGTGGCGCAGGTGACCAAGCCTGATGTGGACTTCGTGTTCGGGCTTTCCCCCGTGATCTCCATCGAGCAGAAAACGATCGCGAGCAATCCCCGGTCCACCGTGGGGACGATGACCGATGTCGCGAGTTATCTCAATCTGCTCTTCGCGACGATCGGAGAACCGCACTGTCCCCGTACCGGTGAAGTCGTTCCCAGCCGTTCCGCGTCCCAGATCCTCGAAGCCCTGTTCTCGCTGCCGGAGGGCAGTGAGGTGGAGCTGCGGGCGCCGCTCTTCAAGGTGTATGGCGAAGAGCTCGATGTGGTGTTCACCGATGTCAGAAAGAAGGGATGCCGGCGTGTCGTCATCGATGGCACCCCATACGATCTGGCCGAACAGATCGAACTCGAAGCGTCCCAGGTATCCCATATGGATGCCATCGTCGACCGGTTCATTGTCAGGCGATCGAACGAAAAGGCCATCAAGGCGGCGATCGCGGCCACGCTGCTGGTGGGTGACGGACTGCTGCAGTTCCATGTGATCAAGGGGCCGAACAAGGTCGAGCTGTCGCGCTTCCATTCGGCCCAGAGCAGTCTCGCACAGCACTTCGTGTATGGCGACATCTCACCGGAATATTTCCAGTTCAACAACCCCGAAGCGGCCTGTCGTACCTGCGGTGGTCTGGGCGTGGACAAGCTCACGCACCCCGATCTGCTCATCCCCGATCCACGTCGGTCCATTCGTGGCGGCTGTTTCGTGCGCGAAGCGTATCGCTACAACCCCGACACGTGGGACGGGCGCATCATGTGGACGCTGTCCACGCTGCTCGGCTTCTCACTCGATACCCCGTGGCAGGAGCTCACGCCCGAAGCACGGCATGCCGTGCTGTATGGCATCGAACGTCGGTTCCGCACGGAGGCGCCGCCGGAGAGTACGGTGAAGCGCGCGGACTGGGATCGCCACGAGGTGGGTTTTGGGGGCATCGCACGCCGCATCGAGCGGCAGTATCGGCGGTACCGGCAACGGGGCGAGGGCGATTCACGCATGGAGGCGTGGCTCGACAAAGTCATGGTCGAACATACCTGCCCCGACTGTGAAGGCACGCGCCTGCGCGCCACCCGCCTCCTGTTCACGGTGCAGGGGAAGTCGGTGCACGATCTTGGCGCGATGCACTTCGATGAACTGCACGCGTTTCTGGGCATGGTGACGCCGACTGGCCGTGGCGCGGGCGCCGGCAGGCAGATTCTCGAGGAGATCCGCGCGCGGCTTGCTCTGCTATTGGGGATAGGTCTCGACTATCTCAGCTTCAACCGGCGCTCGGGCACGCTCTCGGGTGGCGAGTCGCAGCGTATCCGTCTGTCCACACAGATCGGCTCCGGTCTGATGGGGATGCTGTACGTGCTCGATGAACCGAGCATCGGACTGCATCCCAAGGACAATGCCAAGATGATCGCCACGCTGGAGCGGCTGCGGGACATCGGCAACACCGTCCTTGTCGTGGAGCACGACGAGGACACGGTGCGCGCCGCCGATCATATCGTGGAGATGGGTCCCGGCCCCGGTGTGCACGGCGGAACGGTGGTGGTTCAGGGCACCATCGACGACGTCCTGCGATGCAAGCAGTCTCCAACCGGACAGTTCCTGTCAGGGGCGCGTCATATCGCGCTGCCCGCGCATCGCCGCACCGGCAATGGCCAGCATCTGGTCATCCGAGGCGCCCGCGAAAACAACCTGCGCAATCTCACCGTCACGATCCCGCTCGGCACACTGGTCGCCATCACCGGTGCCTCTGGGTCGGGCAAGAGCACGCTCATCAACGAGGTGCTGTACAAGGCGCTCTGGAAATGGCTCGAGGATACGCGCACGCTGCCGGGGGAGCACGACGCGGTGGAAGGGATGGAGCATGTTCACAAGGTGGTGAGCATCGATCAGAGTCCGATCGGCCGGAACTCCCGCTCCAACCCTGCCACGTACGTGGGTTTCTACGACACCATCCGCGATCTCTTCACCGCGGCGCCACTTTCCGTGGAGCGAGGTTACAAGGCGGGGCGCTTTTCGTTCAACGTGAAGGGTGGACGCTGCGAGGAATGTCAGGGTGAGGGAGTGATCACCACGCAGATGTATTTCATGCCCGACGTGGAGGTCATCTGCGGTGCCTGCAAGGGTGGGCGTTTCAACCCCGAGACGCTCGATGTCACCATTCGTGGCAAGACCATCGACGACGTGCTCAACATGTCGATCGAGGAGGCGGTGTCGTTCTTCCGCGACGAACCGGTGATTGCGAGGCGCGTGGATGTGCTCGACGCCCTGGGGCTGGGCTATCTCACGCTGGGGCAATCGGCGACCACGCTGTCGGGGGGTGAGGCGCAGCGCGTGAAGATCGCCACGGAGCTGAGCAAGCTGCAGCGATCGAAGCACACGGTGTACATCCTCGACGAGCCCACCACGGGTCTGCATCTCGCGGATGTGGAGCGTCTGCTGCAGGCACTCAACCGGCTGACGGATGCCGGGCATACGGTCATTCTGATCGAACACCATCTGGACGTGATCAAGACCGCGGACCATGTGATCGATCTCGGTCCGGAGGGCGGGCACGCCGGCGGCATGATCGTGGCCCAGGGACCACCGGAAGTGATCGCCGCCACGAAAGCCTCACACACAGGGCGGTTTCTGCGGGAAAAGCTGCCCGTATCCGCGGCGCGAAACACCTCGGCACCGAAACAGCGCCGGACGAAGCAGTGA
- a CDS encoding alpha/beta hydrolase: MIGFLLALFLLLPAVMHAQDAVVLQTPRKPGSVLLEAPGEACRIATLDDRPASRGNDRRFRFDAVAPGPHTLQCGGTVELYVLDGANVRVTLAPGAPPRFDGRGAPLNRYLYAPRSMSTALLADLWAEDASVFVPVWKTAYDDDLRQMRRVAGTTAEFREREARRLQYRFAFGRVVHPYFHWRESDANAIASTIQADTSLTTFLNGLALNDPRWMSLPEHAMLVEAFVHEQARNLLAGDSTLQRGDARWLRAEFQVATTLTDSSLRHRTMSRLLSTWVDDNGSRGIDSVYARWLTYGVDSATRHRVDSLVAVDIGMRRGHAVRVYRTVDGVDLEAHVLRPLFVDSMAVTPVMLWFHGGSWNSGTWWHSPGVLSVLQQNGVTVVAIDLRTANRFDGGPLDQVEDAIRAYEWVRSNADALRIDPQRVGVAGFSSGATLALILGTRGLSLPLDSVKTNTTALSAATVGRQYPAAVLAVGACVDPGGLGEDGYYRKMVGRRASVAEFTPLLAADTGQPPTLLVHADGDEYCDIQRTRVFVERSQLAGNRTRLSEVAGAGHFFGFYYPPGQRQMRRDIENALMEWGWRARP; this comes from the coding sequence ATGATCGGCTTTCTCCTGGCGTTGTTTCTGCTGCTCCCGGCGGTCATGCACGCTCAGGACGCCGTGGTGTTGCAGACGCCCAGGAAGCCGGGCAGTGTGCTGCTGGAAGCACCGGGCGAAGCCTGTCGTATCGCCACACTCGACGATCGGCCCGCATCGCGCGGCAACGACCGGCGATTCCGTTTCGATGCCGTCGCTCCGGGGCCGCACACACTGCAATGCGGCGGAACGGTGGAGCTGTATGTGCTCGATGGTGCGAATGTCCGCGTCACACTCGCTCCGGGCGCGCCGCCGCGATTCGATGGCCGTGGAGCACCGCTCAATCGGTATCTCTACGCGCCGCGGTCCATGAGTACCGCACTGCTGGCGGATCTGTGGGCCGAGGACGCCTCGGTGTTCGTTCCCGTCTGGAAGACCGCCTACGACGACGATCTGCGACAGATGCGCCGTGTCGCCGGCACCACGGCGGAGTTCCGCGAGCGGGAGGCCAGGCGGCTGCAATACCGGTTTGCGTTCGGCCGCGTGGTCCATCCGTACTTCCATTGGCGTGAGTCCGATGCGAATGCCATTGCGAGTACCATTCAGGCGGACACATCGCTGACCACGTTTCTCAACGGCCTCGCGCTCAACGACCCGCGCTGGATGTCGCTGCCGGAGCACGCGATGCTCGTGGAGGCATTCGTACACGAGCAGGCCCGGAACCTGCTGGCCGGCGATTCGACGTTGCAGCGCGGTGATGCCCGCTGGTTGCGTGCGGAGTTCCAGGTGGCGACCACACTCACCGACTCCTCGCTGAGGCATCGCACCATGAGCCGGTTGCTCTCCACCTGGGTCGACGACAACGGGAGCCGCGGTATCGATTCGGTTTATGCCAGATGGCTGACATATGGGGTCGACTCCGCGACTCGCCATCGCGTGGATTCCCTCGTTGCCGTCGACATCGGCATGCGACGTGGACATGCGGTGCGTGTCTATCGCACGGTGGATGGTGTGGATCTCGAAGCGCATGTCCTGCGTCCGCTGTTCGTGGACAGCATGGCCGTCACACCGGTCATGCTGTGGTTCCACGGTGGATCGTGGAACAGCGGGACCTGGTGGCATTCCCCGGGGGTGCTGAGTGTGTTGCAGCAGAATGGCGTGACGGTGGTGGCGATCGATCTGCGGACCGCCAATCGTTTCGACGGGGGTCCGCTCGACCAGGTGGAGGACGCGATACGGGCGTACGAATGGGTACGGAGCAACGCCGATGCCCTGCGTATCGATCCGCAGCGGGTCGGCGTGGCAGGGTTTTCGTCCGGTGCCACCCTGGCGTTGATTCTCGGTACGCGCGGGTTGTCGCTGCCCCTGGACAGCGTGAAGACGAATACGACCGCGCTTTCCGCTGCCACGGTGGGTCGGCAGTATCCCGCGGCCGTGCTGGCGGTGGGCGCCTGTGTCGATCCCGGGGGACTGGGTGAGGACGGCTACTATCGCAAGATGGTTGGCCGCCGGGCATCCGTGGCCGAGTTCACGCCGCTTCTGGCCGCCGATACCGGTCAGCCGCCGACCCTACTCGTGCATGCCGACGGCGATGAGTATTGTGACATCCAGCGTACGCGCGTGTTCGTGGAACGCTCGCAACTCGCCGGCAACCGCACGAGACTGAGCGAAGTGGCTGGTGCGGGGCATTTTTTCGGTTTCTACTATCCGCCGGGCCAACGTCAGATGCGCCGTGATATCGAAAACGCGTTGATGGAGTGGGGATGGAGGGCCCGGCCGTGA
- a CDS encoding sigma-70 family RNA polymerase sigma factor — protein sequence MRAAQDGDAEAFAALYDAHASRLFALAMGLTGDRRMAEELVQDTFVRTWERLTSFRGECAFSTWLHRVALNVLLVGERSRKRRALRVAIVADLAGDSDGSGPTLESPTADRDPGLSMDLESAIGRLPAGARAVFVMHDIGGYAHAEIATQLGIAEGTSKAHLFRARRLLRGMLDP from the coding sequence GTGCGCGCCGCGCAGGACGGGGATGCCGAGGCATTCGCCGCACTCTACGACGCGCACGCGTCCCGGCTCTTTGCCCTGGCCATGGGACTCACCGGAGACCGGCGGATGGCGGAGGAACTGGTCCAGGATACCTTCGTGCGCACGTGGGAACGTCTGACATCGTTCCGCGGAGAATGTGCATTCTCCACGTGGTTGCACCGGGTGGCCCTGAATGTGCTGCTCGTGGGCGAACGCAGTCGGAAACGTCGGGCGTTGCGGGTGGCGATCGTGGCGGATCTGGCGGGCGACAGTGACGGCAGCGGACCCACGCTGGAAAGCCCGACCGCGGACCGGGACCCTGGTCTGTCGATGGATCTCGAATCGGCGATTGGCCGTCTGCCGGCGGGGGCCCGTGCGGTCTTCGTGATGCACGACATCGGCGGATATGCACACGCGGAGATTGCGACGCAGCTCGGGATCGCCGAGGGGACATCGAAAGCTCACCTCTTCCGTGCGCGACGCCTGTTGCGCGGGATGCTCGACCCATGA
- a CDS encoding tRNA (cytidine(34)-2'-O)-methyltransferase encodes MSLHVVLVHPEIHWNTGNAGRTCLATGATLHLIEPLGFSLDEREVRRAGLDYWEHVDVRVWPDWASFEAVLPTLGEPFFFSTRATRLFWDAPLGEPDDVVLIFGRETGGLPDSLHERWADRFLAMPIVSPLVRSLNLSTSVAVAVYERLRQHRR; translated from the coding sequence ATGAGTCTGCATGTCGTGCTGGTGCATCCGGAAATCCACTGGAACACGGGCAATGCCGGTCGCACCTGTCTGGCGACCGGCGCGACGCTGCATCTCATCGAACCCCTCGGCTTCTCGCTCGACGAGCGCGAGGTTCGTCGTGCGGGGCTCGACTACTGGGAGCATGTGGACGTGCGCGTATGGCCCGACTGGGCGTCGTTCGAGGCCGTCCTCCCCACGCTGGGTGAACCCTTCTTCTTCTCCACCAGGGCGACGCGACTCTTCTGGGACGCGCCCCTCGGCGAACCCGACGATGTGGTGCTGATCTTCGGACGGGAAACCGGTGGCTTGCCGGACTCTTTGCACGAGCGCTGGGCCGATCGTTTTCTGGCGATGCCGATCGTGTCGCCGCTCGTGCGCTCTCTCAATCTTTCCACCAGCGTTGCCGTGGCGGTGTACGAGCGGCTGCGTCAACACCGACGGTGA
- a CDS encoding aldolase/citrate lyase family protein → MRHALAFTAGALAVLALPSAASAQASDRLNPVIAVQEKGLPIFGIAHPAIVRRGPGGPPGGRGGPGGPPGAPPAGAQNGAPNGAPPAGAPAPAPLPPIVLSDVAKETVGYTRADFLFTSAANETFYRYLDEIRKAGGSARTHPFSSKIGIWHEDPARAQQVVIRQLNAGLVNISAEEVSSADEVRDVLKAMRFASAGGTRPDTGLAAAAAYWGLTVDQYKQRADVWPLNKRGELFLSVIIESKEGVARAREIAAVPGVGQIFAGYGTLGGVYRDDPAGRERAAQQILAACKEYKVPCGFPVNNPAEMEQRMKEGWTVFIMQRRDDNGFAAVETGRKMSGR, encoded by the coding sequence ATGCGCCACGCTCTTGCGTTCACCGCAGGTGCCCTCGCCGTGCTCGCGCTTCCATCGGCCGCGTCGGCTCAGGCCTCCGACCGACTGAACCCGGTCATCGCCGTCCAGGAGAAGGGACTGCCCATCTTCGGCATCGCCCACCCGGCGATCGTGCGTCGTGGCCCCGGTGGTCCGCCGGGAGGCCGGGGTGGTCCGGGTGGCCCGCCGGGAGCGCCGCCTGCGGGAGCCCAGAATGGAGCACCGAACGGAGCCCCGCCCGCCGGCGCCCCCGCACCGGCGCCACTGCCACCGATCGTGTTGAGCGACGTGGCGAAGGAGACGGTCGGTTACACACGAGCCGACTTCCTCTTCACCTCCGCGGCCAACGAAACGTTCTATCGCTATCTCGACGAGATCCGGAAGGCCGGCGGATCGGCCCGCACACATCCGTTCTCCTCGAAGATCGGGATCTGGCACGAGGATCCCGCGCGCGCGCAGCAGGTCGTCATCCGTCAGCTCAATGCCGGTCTCGTGAACATCTCCGCCGAGGAAGTCTCATCGGCCGACGAAGTCCGCGATGTGCTGAAGGCCATGCGCTTCGCATCGGCAGGGGGCACGCGCCCCGATACGGGACTGGCCGCCGCCGCCGCGTACTGGGGACTCACCGTCGATCAGTACAAGCAGAGAGCCGATGTGTGGCCGCTCAACAAGCGCGGTGAGCTCTTCCTGAGCGTCATCATCGAAAGCAAGGAAGGAGTGGCGCGCGCCCGCGAGATTGCCGCGGTACCGGGCGTGGGACAGATCTTCGCCGGTTACGGCACACTCGGCGGCGTCTACCGGGACGATCCCGCCGGCCGGGAGCGGGCGGCACAGCAGATCCTCGCTGCCTGCAAGGAATACAAAGTGCCGTGCGGTTTCCCCGTGAACAATCCGGCCGAGATGGAACAGCGCATGAAAGAAGGATGGACCGTCTTCATCATGCAGCGTCGTGACGACAACGGATTTGCCGCCGTGGAGACGGGACGCAAGATGTCGGGGCGCTGA
- a CDS encoding tetratricopeptide repeat protein, with protein sequence MAGVRNIVLAGLMMLGGATGAVALSEGRAQSVPVQGASGRGGQGTPITSLLGRVLMPRPSNAAVDSAREALARQPNDPDVLFAAGQAYDGVWQFGESIALYTRAIALAPKDARALSLRGQRYLSTRQFERAITDLEQARRLAPQSFHSLYHLGLAYYYVGRYVVAASTLGSCAETPQRVHGAPGTAVTLDRRDCDDLHDGLRYALASWRSAALSRAGRHAEAKAVLEKLPAPQGDVPEGRWYVDAVDIARGRKPDTLWNSVRVNGGGVLTIGYALANLSIVRGDSIKGCRILRELVSREEWPGFGYIAAEVDLARGRCNGVK encoded by the coding sequence GTGGCTGGCGTTCGAAATATCGTACTGGCAGGGTTGATGATGCTCGGCGGCGCCACAGGCGCCGTGGCGCTCTCCGAAGGGCGGGCGCAGAGCGTGCCCGTGCAGGGAGCATCCGGTCGCGGCGGCCAGGGCACACCCATCACGTCGTTGCTTGGTCGGGTGTTGATGCCACGGCCATCGAACGCCGCAGTCGATAGTGCGCGTGAAGCGCTCGCCAGGCAGCCCAACGATCCCGATGTGCTGTTCGCGGCCGGACAGGCATACGATGGCGTCTGGCAGTTCGGTGAGTCGATCGCGCTGTATACCAGGGCCATCGCGCTGGCTCCCAAGGATGCGCGTGCGCTGAGTCTCCGCGGACAGCGTTATCTGTCGACCCGTCAGTTCGAGCGGGCCATCACCGATCTCGAACAGGCCCGCAGGCTCGCGCCGCAGAGTTTCCACAGCCTGTATCATCTCGGACTCGCCTACTACTACGTGGGGCGGTATGTCGTTGCCGCGTCCACGCTGGGCAGCTGTGCCGAGACCCCGCAACGGGTGCATGGCGCTCCGGGCACGGCGGTCACGCTCGACCGTCGTGACTGCGACGATCTGCACGATGGGTTGCGTTATGCGCTCGCTTCGTGGCGCTCGGCGGCGTTGTCGCGCGCCGGACGTCATGCGGAAGCGAAGGCCGTGCTCGAAAAACTTCCCGCCCCGCAGGGCGATGTGCCGGAGGGACGCTGGTATGTGGACGCGGTCGACATTGCCCGTGGACGCAAGCCCGACACCCTCTGGAATTCGGTCCGCGTGAATGGTGGTGGGGTGCTCACCATCGGCTATGCGCTGGCCAATCTCTCCATCGTGCGGGGCGACAGCATCAAGGGATGTCGCATTTTGCGTGAACTCGTGTCGCGCGAGGAGTGGCCCGGATTCGGCTACATCGCGGCGGAAGTCGATCTCGCGCGTGGGCGCTGCAACGGAGTGAAGTGA
- a CDS encoding DUF6174 domain-containing protein gives MRPLSRSRLAARYTLAACALALAGCSDPTSPQESELAAAQSRWRTVSPTSNSYVMRQQILCFCAFANSEFVVTVVNGAITSVVPAVPPQNGLPAPEPRYFRTIDQLFAEVHGALKKPGTLKEVTYDPVAGYPNRLSLDPVLDAIDDEVAYVTRGVGPVP, from the coding sequence ATGCGCCCTCTTTCCCGCTCCCGGCTAGCGGCCCGATACACTCTGGCCGCATGTGCACTGGCGCTGGCCGGTTGCAGTGATCCCACCAGCCCGCAGGAATCGGAACTCGCCGCCGCCCAGTCGCGCTGGCGAACGGTCAGCCCGACATCGAACAGCTATGTCATGCGACAGCAGATCCTCTGTTTCTGCGCTTTCGCAAACAGCGAGTTCGTGGTGACGGTGGTCAATGGCGCAATCACGTCCGTTGTTCCGGCCGTGCCGCCGCAGAACGGACTTCCGGCGCCTGAGCCCCGCTATTTTCGCACGATCGATCAGCTCTTCGCCGAGGTGCACGGCGCGTTGAAGAAGCCGGGGACGCTGAAGGAGGTCACCTACGATCCGGTGGCGGGTTACCCGAACCGTCTGTCGCTCGATCCGGTGCTCGATGCGATCGATGATGAGGTGGCCTACGTGACACGAGGGGTGGGACCCGTTCCCTGA
- a CDS encoding MFS transporter — protein MEGPAVNGPAFGILLAISFCHLLNDMMQALMPAIYPNIKAELGLSFAQVGFITLTYQITASFLQPVVGLVADRRPTPQALPGGTIFTLAGLTVLSVAHRYGMVLLGACLLGMGSSVFHPESSRVARMAAGGRNGLAQSLFQVGGNAGSALGPLAAALVVVRWGQGSLAFFALLALLSFAILWQVSLWYRHHGLARLEAGRKQAAQFALPQGIVRRGIGILLMLIFSKYVYLASLTSYFIFYLMHRFGVSVEVAQFHLFLFLAAVAVGTVAGGPVGDRIGRKYVIWMSILGVLPFSLMLPHVNLFWTGVLSVIIGLLLASAFPAIVVFAQELVPGKVGMISGLFFGFSFGMGGVGAAVLGKLADTYSIETVYQICAFLPAIGLLAAWLPDVRRATLPPGSEVVAE, from the coding sequence ATGGAGGGCCCGGCCGTGAACGGTCCGGCATTCGGCATCCTGCTGGCCATCAGCTTCTGTCATCTGCTCAACGACATGATGCAGGCGCTGATGCCGGCCATCTACCCGAACATCAAGGCTGAACTCGGGTTGAGTTTTGCGCAGGTGGGTTTCATCACGCTCACGTACCAGATCACCGCATCGTTTCTGCAACCGGTGGTGGGGCTCGTGGCCGACCGACGACCCACCCCCCAGGCATTGCCGGGCGGAACGATCTTCACACTGGCTGGCCTGACGGTGCTGTCCGTGGCGCATCGATACGGCATGGTCCTGCTCGGCGCATGTTTGCTGGGCATGGGATCGTCGGTCTTTCATCCGGAATCGTCACGCGTGGCGCGCATGGCCGCCGGCGGGCGCAACGGATTGGCGCAGTCGTTGTTCCAGGTGGGAGGGAACGCGGGCAGTGCGCTAGGACCTCTGGCCGCCGCACTGGTGGTGGTGCGGTGGGGACAGGGCAGTCTGGCGTTTTTTGCGCTGCTGGCGCTGCTCTCCTTCGCGATTCTCTGGCAGGTGAGCCTCTGGTACCGGCATCACGGACTCGCCCGCCTCGAAGCGGGTCGGAAGCAGGCCGCGCAGTTTGCTCTTCCCCAGGGCATCGTGCGACGCGGGATCGGCATTCTGCTGATGCTCATCTTCTCCAAGTATGTGTATCTCGCGAGTCTCACGAGCTATTTCATCTTCTACCTCATGCACCGGTTCGGTGTCTCGGTGGAAGTGGCACAGTTCCACCTCTTCCTGTTCCTGGCGGCGGTGGCGGTGGGTACGGTGGCCGGCGGACCGGTGGGAGACCGCATCGGGCGGAAGTACGTGATCTGGATGTCGATCCTCGGCGTACTGCCGTTCAGTCTCATGCTTCCCCATGTGAATCTGTTCTGGACCGGCGTGCTCAGTGTCATCATCGGTCTGCTGCTGGCCTCGGCATTTCCGGCCATCGTGGTGTTCGCGCAGGAACTGGTGCCCGGCAAGGTGGGAATGATCTCCGGGCTGTTCTTCGGCTTTTCGTTCGGCATGGGCGGTGTGGGTGCCGCCGTGCTGGGGAAGCTGGCTGACACCTACAGCATCGAGACGGTCTACCAGATCTGTGCCTTCCTGCCGGCCATCGGTCTCCTGGCCGCCTGGTTGCCCGATGTCCGCCGGGCCACCCTGCCGCCGGGCTCGGAGGTGGTGGCCGAGTAG